From the Micromonospora sediminicola genome, one window contains:
- a CDS encoding 3-keto-5-aminohexanoate cleavage protein: protein MTTGTLITVAPTGAESAKAEVPALPVTLDELVLTAKECEALGAAVIHVHIRDDEARPTLDQGRLRATVAALRENTDLIVQLSSGGAVTDPEAARLAVLDAGPDMASCTMGTVNFGDDVFLNRWEFIVDLHTRMQERGVVPEYEIFDLGHLTALQRLLGKYGLPHGGHVHVDFVMGVPGGMPGTTATLVAAQQMLRDLPEGTTFSATGIGRSTIPVMLSSLSTGGHLRVGMEDTVTYAKGRPVESNMQLVARAVGFAQLAQRPPLTTAEARTLLGV from the coding sequence ATGACGACAGGGACGTTGATCACGGTTGCCCCCACCGGCGCGGAGTCGGCCAAGGCGGAGGTGCCGGCGCTGCCGGTGACGCTCGACGAGCTGGTGCTGACCGCCAAGGAGTGCGAGGCGCTCGGCGCGGCCGTGATCCACGTGCACATCCGCGACGACGAGGCGCGGCCCACGCTCGACCAGGGCCGGCTGCGGGCCACCGTGGCGGCGCTGCGGGAGAACACCGACCTGATCGTGCAGCTCTCCTCCGGCGGCGCGGTGACCGATCCGGAGGCCGCCCGCCTCGCCGTGCTCGACGCCGGGCCGGACATGGCCTCCTGCACCATGGGCACCGTCAACTTCGGCGACGACGTCTTCCTCAACCGCTGGGAGTTCATCGTCGACCTGCACACCCGGATGCAGGAGCGGGGCGTCGTCCCCGAGTACGAGATCTTCGACCTCGGTCATCTCACCGCGTTGCAGCGGCTGCTCGGCAAGTACGGCCTGCCGCACGGCGGACACGTGCACGTGGACTTCGTCATGGGTGTGCCGGGCGGCATGCCGGGCACCACCGCCACCCTGGTGGCGGCCCAGCAGATGCTGCGCGACCTGCCCGAGGGCACCACGTTCTCGGCCACCGGCATCGGGCGCAGCACCATCCCGGTGATGCTCTCCTCGCTGTCGACCGGCGGTCACCTCCGGGTCGGCATGGAGGACACGGTCACGTACGCCAAGGGTCGGCCGGTGGAGTCCAACATGCAGCTCGTCGCGCGCGCGGTCGGTTTCGCCCAGCTCGCCCAGCGCCCGCCGCTGACCACCGCCGAGGCCCGAACGCTGCTCGGCGTGTAA
- a CDS encoding helix-turn-helix domain-containing protein, whose product MATSKDLPDVGGFIRDLRRNAKISLRQLAEQAGVSNPYLSQIERGLRKPSAEVLQQLASALRVSTPAMYLRAGLLDDKEGQGVLAAIAVDPELTMAQKQSLTQIYETFRRENARLAEATGADRPAEPAEPAAAPEAPATVAPAATGPVTPEGTPTEAVLESVAVTEAGPAPAPTTAANERTTARRAARKAAAAAEEEQS is encoded by the coding sequence ATGGCCACCAGCAAGGACCTTCCCGATGTCGGCGGGTTCATTCGCGACCTGCGACGCAACGCGAAGATCTCGCTGCGTCAGCTCGCCGAGCAGGCCGGGGTCAGCAACCCCTACCTGAGCCAGATCGAGCGCGGGCTGCGCAAGCCGAGCGCCGAGGTGCTCCAGCAGCTCGCCAGCGCGCTGCGGGTCTCCACCCCGGCCATGTACCTGCGGGCCGGACTGCTGGACGACAAGGAGGGGCAGGGCGTGCTCGCGGCGATCGCCGTCGACCCCGAGCTGACCATGGCCCAGAAGCAGTCGCTCACCCAGATCTACGAGACGTTCCGCCGCGAGAACGCGCGCCTGGCCGAGGCGACCGGCGCCGACCGACCGGCGGAACCCGCCGAGCCGGCGGCCGCCCCGGAGGCCCCGGCCACCGTCGCGCCGGCCGCGACCGGCCCCGTCACGCCGGAGGGCACCCCGACCGAGGCGGTCCTCGAGTCGGTCGCCGTCACCGAAGCGGGCCCCGCGCCCGCCCCGACCACCGCCGCCAACGAGCGCACGACCGCCCGCCGGGCGGCCCGGAAGGCCGCCGCCGCGGCCGAGGAGGAGCAGTCATGA
- a CDS encoding DUF2516 family protein: MAYAAPIFAFEVRSVIELILLVFALVIQGVALVHAVTQRGDGFAALGTLPKGGWVAILAVCLLLTLLGFGPISLFGLIGIAAGLIYWLDVRPGLRDLHDGRGSW; this comes from the coding sequence ATGGCCTACGCCGCGCCGATCTTCGCGTTCGAAGTCCGCTCCGTGATCGAGCTGATCCTGCTCGTCTTCGCCCTGGTGATCCAGGGTGTGGCCCTGGTGCACGCGGTCACCCAGCGGGGCGACGGCTTCGCCGCGCTCGGCACCCTGCCCAAGGGCGGCTGGGTCGCGATCCTGGCGGTCTGCCTTCTGCTGACCCTGCTCGGCTTCGGCCCGATCAGCCTCTTCGGACTGATCGGCATCGCGGCCGGTCTCATCTACTGGCTCGACGTGCGGCCCGGCCTGCGGGACCTGCACGACGGCCGAGGGTCGTGGTGA
- a CDS encoding asparaginase: protein MGKTYEGGVPLAEVVRSGFVEGVHRGSVVVLDGAGAPVAGAGDVTSPIFPRSSNKPMQAVGMLRAGLPLTDPADVALVAASHAGEEFHLERVAALLRRADLTEEALHCPPELPVGEAAREAVLRAGGGPTRVSMNCSGKHSGMLLTCLAAGWPLDGYWRPEHPLQRRLTATVEEFTGERAAAVGVDGCGAPVLAVSLTGLARAFLRLVTAEPGTVERTVADAMRAYPELVGGTQADDTRLMRGVPGLLAKVGAEGVIAAAVPGVGAVALKIDDGASRPRMPVLTSALRRLDVEAPILTEYTEIPLLGGGLPVGAVRPLW from the coding sequence GTGGGAAAGACGTACGAGGGCGGCGTGCCGCTCGCCGAGGTGGTCCGGTCCGGTTTCGTGGAGGGCGTCCACCGTGGCTCCGTGGTGGTGCTCGACGGCGCCGGCGCGCCGGTCGCCGGCGCCGGTGACGTCACCTCGCCGATCTTCCCCCGGTCGTCGAACAAGCCGATGCAGGCGGTCGGCATGCTCCGGGCCGGGCTGCCGCTGACCGACCCGGCCGACGTGGCACTGGTCGCCGCGAGTCACGCCGGGGAGGAGTTCCACCTCGAACGGGTCGCCGCCCTGCTGCGCCGCGCCGACCTGACCGAGGAGGCGTTGCACTGCCCGCCGGAACTGCCGGTCGGCGAGGCCGCCCGGGAGGCGGTGCTGCGTGCCGGCGGCGGCCCGACGCGGGTGTCGATGAACTGCTCCGGCAAGCACAGCGGCATGCTGCTCACCTGCCTGGCCGCCGGGTGGCCGCTGGACGGCTACTGGCGGCCGGAGCACCCGCTCCAGCGGCGCCTGACCGCGACCGTGGAGGAGTTCACCGGGGAGCGGGCGGCGGCGGTCGGGGTGGACGGCTGCGGCGCGCCGGTGCTCGCCGTCTCGCTGACCGGGCTGGCGCGGGCCTTCCTGCGGCTGGTCACCGCCGAGCCGGGCACGGTGGAGCGGACCGTGGCGGACGCGATGCGGGCGTACCCGGAGCTGGTCGGCGGCACCCAGGCGGACGACACCCGGCTGATGCGCGGCGTACCCGGGTTGCTGGCCAAGGTCGGCGCGGAGGGCGTCATCGCGGCGGCGGTCCCGGGCGTCGGCGCGGTCGCCCTGAAGATCGACGACGGCGCGTCCCGCCCTCGCATGCCGGTCCTGACCTCGGCGCTGCGTCGCCTGGACGTCGAGGCGCCGATCCTGACCGAGTACACCGAGATCCCCCTGCTCGGCGGCGGCCTCCCGGTCGGCGCCGTCCGCCCCCTCTGGTAG
- a CDS encoding CAF17-like 4Fe-4S cluster assembly/insertion protein YgfZ: MIDIAGAVAADAIDEETRDQPEPAHRAAGVGPVAAHYGDPMREQRALATGVGLVDRSHRGVIAVPGEERIGWLHTLTSQHLAALAPWQGTELLVLSPHGHVEQHAMVADDGETTWLDTEPGTTGGLLSYLERMRFFSKVDPRDATADHALLSLVGPEAAGALDTLGVTGLAAPDVIGVPGPKFRSGELPARPSVVYDVKPLPVGGWARRVALGVDLLVPRPAMAQVVAELRGAGVPVAGLWAYEAIRVAARRARAGVDTDHRTIPAEVDLIAPAVHLDKGCYRGQETVARVHNLGRPPRRLVLLHLDGVASDQPPVAGTPVTVDGRTVGFVGTAVHHFELGQIALAVVKRNTPDDARLMVGESAAAIDAV, from the coding sequence ATGATCGACATCGCGGGCGCGGTGGCCGCCGACGCCATCGACGAGGAGACCCGGGACCAGCCCGAGCCGGCCCACCGGGCGGCCGGGGTCGGGCCGGTCGCCGCCCACTACGGCGACCCGATGCGCGAGCAGCGCGCGCTGGCCACCGGCGTCGGGCTGGTGGACCGCTCGCACCGGGGCGTGATCGCCGTGCCGGGCGAGGAGCGGATCGGCTGGCTGCACACGCTCACCAGCCAGCACCTGGCCGCGCTGGCCCCCTGGCAGGGCACCGAGCTGCTGGTGCTCTCGCCGCACGGGCACGTCGAGCAGCACGCGATGGTCGCCGACGACGGCGAGACCACCTGGCTGGACACCGAGCCGGGGACGACCGGCGGACTCCTGTCCTACCTGGAGCGGATGCGGTTCTTCAGCAAGGTCGACCCCCGCGACGCCACCGCCGACCACGCGTTGCTCTCGCTGGTCGGCCCGGAGGCCGCCGGCGCGCTCGACACGCTGGGCGTCACCGGGCTGGCCGCCCCCGACGTGATCGGGGTGCCGGGTCCGAAGTTCCGCTCCGGCGAGCTGCCCGCGCGGCCCTCCGTGGTGTACGACGTGAAGCCGCTGCCGGTGGGCGGGTGGGCCCGCCGGGTGGCGCTCGGCGTCGACCTGCTGGTGCCCCGGCCGGCCATGGCACAGGTGGTGGCCGAGCTGCGGGGTGCCGGCGTGCCGGTGGCCGGGTTGTGGGCGTACGAGGCGATCCGGGTGGCCGCCCGGCGGGCCCGGGCCGGCGTGGACACCGACCACCGCACCATCCCCGCCGAGGTCGACCTGATCGCCCCGGCGGTGCACCTGGACAAGGGGTGCTACCGGGGGCAGGAGACGGTGGCCCGGGTGCACAACCTGGGCCGGCCGCCCCGCCGGCTCGTGCTGCTGCACCTGGACGGCGTGGCCAGCGACCAGCCGCCGGTCGCCGGCACGCCGGTGACGGTCGACGGGCGGACCGTCGGCTTCGTCGGCACCGCGGTGCACCACTTCGAGTTGGGCCAGATCGCGCTCGCCGTGGTGAAGCGCAACACGCCCGACGACGCCCGTCTGATGGTGGGCGAGAGCGCGGCCGCCATCGACGCGGTGTAA
- a CDS encoding nucleotidyltransferase domain-containing protein — MGDHDGMHLLLSGIVGSVAYGLAGPGSDTDRIGVFAAPTVAFHGLHPPRESVVTTDPDVTLHEARKYALLALSGNPTATELMWLPDDCYETRTDLGERLIAIRSAFLSAPRVRDAYLGYASQQFRKLTTAPPDVGGRRRSAKHARHLARLLHQGRVLYATGVLEIRLADPGWFRAFGERVAGGALDEAQALVADAEAEFARVRSPLPERPDEETAERWLLDVRAAHLPG, encoded by the coding sequence ATCGGCGATCATGACGGCATGCACCTGCTGCTCTCCGGGATCGTCGGCTCGGTCGCGTACGGGCTGGCCGGGCCGGGCTCGGACACCGACCGGATCGGCGTCTTCGCCGCGCCGACGGTCGCCTTCCACGGCCTGCACCCGCCCCGGGAGTCGGTGGTGACCACCGACCCGGACGTCACGCTGCACGAGGCGCGCAAGTACGCGCTGCTGGCGTTGAGCGGCAACCCGACCGCCACCGAGCTGATGTGGCTGCCGGACGACTGCTACGAGACCCGCACCGACCTCGGCGAGCGGCTGATCGCCATCCGCTCGGCGTTCCTCAGCGCCCCCCGGGTCCGGGACGCCTACCTCGGCTACGCCTCGCAGCAGTTCCGCAAGCTCACCACCGCCCCACCGGACGTCGGCGGCCGACGGCGCTCGGCGAAGCACGCCCGTCACCTGGCCCGGCTGCTGCACCAGGGCCGGGTGCTCTACGCGACCGGGGTGCTGGAGATCCGGCTCGCCGACCCGGGCTGGTTCCGAGCGTTCGGCGAGCGGGTGGCCGGCGGCGCGCTGGACGAGGCACAGGCCCTGGTGGCCGACGCCGAGGCCGAGTTCGCCCGGGTGCGTTCGCCGCTGCCGGAGCGACCGGACGAGGAGACGGCGGAACGCTGGCTGCTCGACGTCCGGGCGGCGCACCTGCCCGGCTGA
- a CDS encoding alanyl-tRNA editing protein: MGVTHHGRTHRLDLADPTLREWTCRVLAADPEQGVVLDRSAFYPGGGGQPPDHGVLLWQGVQTRIVGTRKGDDLWLVPAEGDPLPPVGTEVTGAVEDARRTMLMRTHSGLHVLCGVVFRDFGALVTGGNMEPGEARMDFNLPEVPPDFKTRIEELVNAEVAADRSVAVRVLPRADALALPDIIRTQSNLIPPDEQEVRIVDIVGLDVQADGGTHVASTAQIGKVQVVKVESKGRANRRVRVRLAD, translated from the coding sequence ATGGGCGTCACTCACCACGGCCGTACGCACCGCCTCGACCTCGCCGACCCCACGCTGCGCGAGTGGACGTGCCGGGTGCTGGCGGCCGACCCCGAGCAGGGCGTCGTGCTGGACCGGTCCGCGTTCTACCCGGGCGGCGGCGGGCAGCCGCCGGACCACGGGGTGCTGCTCTGGCAGGGCGTGCAGACCCGGATCGTGGGCACCCGCAAGGGTGACGACCTGTGGCTGGTCCCGGCCGAAGGAGACCCGTTGCCGCCGGTCGGCACCGAGGTCACCGGCGCGGTGGAGGACGCGCGGCGGACCATGCTGATGCGCACCCACTCCGGGCTGCACGTGCTCTGCGGCGTGGTGTTCCGGGACTTCGGCGCGTTGGTCACCGGCGGCAACATGGAGCCGGGCGAGGCCCGGATGGACTTCAACCTCCCCGAGGTGCCGCCCGACTTCAAGACCCGCATCGAGGAACTGGTCAACGCCGAGGTGGCCGCCGACCGCTCGGTCGCCGTCCGGGTCCTGCCCCGCGCCGACGCGCTGGCCCTGCCGGACATCATCCGCACCCAGTCCAACCTGATCCCGCCGGACGAGCAGGAGGTGCGGATCGTCGACATCGTCGGGCTGGACGTGCAGGCCGACGGCGGCACGCACGTCGCCTCCACCGCCCAGATCGGCAAGGTCCAGGTGGTCAAGGTGGAGAGCAAGGGACGGGCCAACCGCCGGGTCCGGGTCCGGCTCGCGGACTGA
- a CDS encoding alpha/beta fold hydrolase has translation MRGFRWPPPPDGGPRTWGPGPGGPRTGRPALPEPETDLVATPHGVSLERLVTGTGDPVTVFAHGLGNGIATTRPFGSGVTGRRIFFQFRGHGRSDSPPGTWTYIDLARDLRAVADLGGATRAFGASLGAGALCRLLTESPERFEKLVFFLPAVLDTPRGEAARARLTGLLDAVADGDASALADVVSLELPPSVRNTPAGWAYLRQRLDQLLRDGLAPGLAGLPEQTPLTDAGALAAVTAPALVIGCQGDDLHPAAVAEQLAAALPHATLHVYDRPGFAWTERADLRERISTFLNG, from the coding sequence GTGAGAGGTTTCCGCTGGCCCCCGCCGCCGGACGGCGGCCCCCGCACCTGGGGTCCCGGCCCCGGCGGGCCGCGCACCGGGCGGCCCGCCCTGCCCGAGCCGGAGACGGACCTGGTCGCCACCCCGCACGGCGTGAGCCTGGAACGACTGGTCACCGGCACCGGCGACCCGGTGACCGTGTTCGCGCACGGGCTGGGCAACGGCATCGCCACCACCCGACCGTTCGGCAGCGGCGTCACCGGGCGGCGGATCTTCTTCCAGTTCCGCGGCCACGGCCGCTCGGACTCACCGCCCGGGACGTGGACCTACATCGACCTGGCCCGTGACCTGCGGGCCGTCGCCGACCTCGGTGGGGCCACCCGCGCGTTCGGCGCCAGCCTCGGCGCCGGCGCGCTCTGCCGGTTGCTCACCGAGAGCCCGGAACGCTTCGAGAAGCTCGTCTTCTTCCTGCCCGCCGTGCTGGACACCCCGCGCGGCGAGGCGGCCCGCGCCCGACTCACCGGCCTGCTCGACGCGGTCGCCGACGGCGACGCCTCGGCGCTGGCCGACGTGGTGTCGCTGGAACTGCCGCCGTCGGTGCGCAACACGCCGGCCGGCTGGGCCTACCTGCGGCAGCGGCTCGACCAACTGCTGCGCGACGGGCTGGCGCCCGGGCTGGCCGGCCTGCCCGAGCAGACCCCGCTGACCGACGCCGGCGCGCTCGCCGCGGTCACCGCCCCGGCCCTGGTCATCGGGTGCCAGGGCGACGACCTGCACCCGGCCGCCGTCGCCGAGCAGTTGGCCGCCGCGCTGCCCCACGCCACCCTGCACGTGTACGACCGGCCCGGCTTCGCCTGGACCGAACGCGCCGACCTGCGGGAGCGCATCTCGACGTTCCTCAACGGGTAA
- a CDS encoding alpha/beta fold hydrolase — MTKIEVNGAEIAYDEAGSGSVVVLVHAGIADRRMWRGQVPALAARHRVIALDLRGYGESTLPTTPFAHHDDLVGLLDALGVERAALVGCSFGGRVAVDTALAHPERVSAVALLGAPVSGNEWSEETERLWEDLVGDVDPEDFAATAAGEVRFWVVGPTREPADVDPELIRFAEEMDRRALAAEQALSAIEVEELDPPAIDRLGELRMPVLTAAGADDLADIRRLADRIADEAPHGSRLPDVPDAGHLLPLERPAPVNEALLSFLP; from the coding sequence GTGACCAAGATCGAAGTCAACGGCGCCGAGATCGCGTACGACGAGGCCGGCAGCGGCAGCGTCGTCGTCCTGGTGCACGCCGGCATCGCGGACCGGCGGATGTGGCGCGGCCAGGTGCCGGCGCTGGCCGCCCGGCACCGGGTGATCGCCCTGGACCTGCGCGGCTACGGCGAGTCGACGCTGCCGACCACCCCGTTCGCCCACCACGACGACCTGGTCGGCCTGCTGGACGCGCTGGGCGTCGAGCGCGCCGCGCTGGTCGGCTGCTCGTTCGGCGGCCGGGTCGCGGTGGACACCGCGCTGGCCCACCCGGAGCGGGTGAGCGCGGTGGCCCTCCTCGGCGCCCCGGTCTCCGGCAACGAGTGGTCCGAGGAGACCGAGCGGCTCTGGGAGGACCTGGTCGGCGACGTGGACCCGGAGGACTTCGCCGCCACCGCCGCCGGGGAGGTGCGGTTCTGGGTGGTCGGCCCGACCCGCGAGCCGGCCGACGTCGACCCGGAGCTGATCCGGTTCGCCGAGGAGATGGACCGTCGGGCGCTCGCCGCCGAGCAGGCGCTCAGCGCGATCGAGGTGGAGGAGCTGGACCCGCCGGCCATCGACCGCCTGGGCGAGCTGCGCATGCCCGTGCTGACCGCGGCCGGGGCCGACGATCTGGCGGACATCCGCCGACTGGCCGACCGCATCGCCGACGAGGCCCCTCACGGCTCGCGTCTCCCCGACGTCCCCGACGCCGGCCACCTGCTTCCCCTGGAGCGCCCCGCCCCCGTCAACGAGGCCCTGCTGTCCTTCCTGCCCTGA
- a CDS encoding SDR family oxidoreductase: MNSPLTGKVALVAGATRGAGRQIAVQLGAAGATVYATGRTTRERRSEMDRPETIEETAELVTAAGGTGIAVAVDHLDPEQVRRLVERIDAEQGRLDVLVNDIWGADPLITWEKPVWEQPLDAGFRTLRLAVDTHIITSHFALPLLIRNPGGLVVEIGDGTKEYNDGEYRLSVFYDLAKVSVNRLGFSQGHELAPYGCTAVALTPGWLRSEAMLEHFGVTEATWRDGAKTEPHFVMSETPAFVGRAVAALAADPDRARWNGQSLDSGGLAQVYGFTDLDGTRPHWARYHEEVVKPGRPADDAGYR, translated from the coding sequence ATGAACTCACCACTCACCGGAAAGGTGGCGCTCGTCGCCGGCGCGACCCGGGGCGCCGGCCGGCAGATCGCCGTTCAGCTCGGCGCCGCCGGGGCCACCGTCTACGCCACCGGCCGCACCACCCGCGAGCGCCGCTCGGAGATGGACCGGCCGGAGACCATCGAGGAGACCGCCGAGCTGGTCACCGCCGCCGGCGGCACCGGCATCGCGGTCGCGGTCGACCACCTCGACCCCGAGCAGGTGCGCCGGCTGGTCGAGCGGATCGACGCCGAACAGGGCCGCCTCGACGTGCTGGTCAACGACATCTGGGGCGCCGACCCGCTGATCACCTGGGAGAAGCCGGTCTGGGAGCAGCCCCTCGACGCCGGCTTCCGCACGTTGCGGCTGGCCGTCGACACCCACATCATCACCAGTCACTTCGCGCTGCCGCTGCTGATCCGCAACCCGGGCGGGCTGGTCGTCGAGATCGGCGACGGCACCAAGGAGTACAACGACGGCGAGTACCGCCTGTCGGTCTTCTACGACCTGGCCAAGGTCTCGGTGAACCGGCTCGGCTTCAGCCAGGGGCACGAGCTGGCCCCGTACGGCTGCACCGCCGTCGCGCTGACGCCCGGCTGGCTGCGCTCCGAGGCGATGCTGGAGCACTTCGGCGTCACCGAGGCGACCTGGCGCGACGGCGCGAAGACCGAGCCGCACTTCGTCATGTCCGAGACGCCGGCGTTCGTCGGACGGGCGGTCGCCGCGCTCGCCGCCGACCCGGACCGGGCCCGCTGGAACGGCCAGTCGCTGGACAGCGGTGGTCTGGCCCAGGTGTACGGCTTCACCGACCTCGACGGCACCCGCCCGCACTGGGCCCGCTACCACGAGGAGGTGGTCAAGCCGGGTCGGCCGGCCGACGACGCCGGCTACCGCTGA